The following proteins are co-located in the Pan troglodytes isolate AG18354 chromosome 5, NHGRI_mPanTro3-v2.0_pri, whole genome shotgun sequence genome:
- the FGD2 gene encoding FYVE, RhoGEF and PH domain-containing protein 2 isoform X2 codes for MKGASEEKLASVSNLVTVFENSRTPEAAPRGHRLEDVHHRPECRPPESPGPREKTNVGEAVGSEPRTVSRRYLNSLKNKLSSEAWRKSCQPVTLSGSGTQEPEKKIVQELLETEQAYVARLHLLDQVFFQELLKTARSSKAFPEDVVRVIFSNISSIYQFHSQFFLPELQRRLDDWTANPRIGDVIQKLAPFLKMYSEYVKNFERAAELLATWTDKSPLFQEVLTRIQSSEASGSLTLQHHMLEPVQRIPRYELLLKEYIQKLPAQAPDQADAQKALDMIFSAAQHSNAAITEMERLQDLWEVYQRLGLEDDIVDPSNTLLREGPVLKISFRRNDPMERYLFLFNNMLLYCVPRVIQVGAQFQVRTRIDVAGMKVRELMDAEFPHSFLVSGKQRTLELQARSQEEMISWMQAFQAAIDQIEKRNETFKAAAQGPEGDTQEQELQSEELGLRAPQWVRDKMVTMCMRCQEPFNALTRRRHHCRACGYVVCARCSDYRAELKYDDNRPNRVCLHCYAFLTGNVLPEAKEDKRRGILEKGSSATPDQSLMCSFLQLIGDKWGKSGPRGWCVIPRDDPLVLYVYAAPQDMRAHTSIPLLGYQVTVGPQGDPRVFQLQQSGQLYTFKAETEELKGRWVKAMERAASGWSPSWPNDGDLSD; via the exons ATGAAGGGGGCAAGTGAGGAGAAGCTGGCATCTGTGTCCAACCTGGTCACTGTGTTTGAGAATAGCAG GACCCCAGAAGCAGCACCCAGAGGCCACAGGCTAGAGGACGTGCATCACCGCCCTGAGTGCAGGCCTCCCGAGTCCCCAGGACCACGGGAGAAGACGAATGTCGGGGAGGCCGTGGGGTCTGAGCCCAGGACAGTCAGCAGGAGGTACCTGAACTCCCTGAAGAACAAGCTGTCCAGCGAAGCCTGGAGGAAATCTTGCCAGCCTGTGACCCTCTCAGGATCGGGGACGCAG GAGCCAGAGAAGAAGATCGTCCAGGAGCTGCTGGAGACAGAGCAGGCCTATGTGGCGCGCCTCCACCTGCTAGACCAG GTGTTTTTCCAGGAGCTGCTGAAGACAGCCCGCAGCAGCAAGGCCTTCCCAGAGGATGTGGTCAGGGTCATCTTCTCCAACATCTCCTCCATCTATCAGTTCCATTCTCAGTTCTTCCTCCCAGAGCTGCAGCGGCGCCTGGACGACTG GACAGCTAACCCCCGCATCGGTGACGTGATCCAGAAGCTGGCCCCCTTCCTGAAGATGTACAGTGAGTATGTCAAGAACTTTGAGCGAGCGGCTGAGCTGCTGGCCACCTGGACCGACAAGTCTCCACTCTTCCAGGAGGTTCTCACTCGCATCcag AGCAGCGAGGCTTCGGGCAGCCTGACCCTGCAGCACCACATGCTGGAACCAGTGCAGAGAATTCCACGTTACGAGCTGCTGCTCAAGGAGTACATCCAGAAGCTGCCAGCCCAGGCCCCAGACCAGGCCGATGCCCAGA AAGCCCTGGACATGATCTTCTCAGCTGCCCAGCACTCCAATGCAGCCATCACTGAGATG GAGCGGCTGCAGGACCTGTGGGAGGTGTACCAGCGCCTGGGCCTCGAGGACGACATAGTAGACCCCTCTAACACCCTGCTCCGTGAGGGCCCGGTCCTCAAGATCTCCTTCCGCCGCAACGACCCCATGGAGCGCTACCTTTTCTTG TTCAACAACATGCTGCTCTACTGTGTGCCCAGGGTGATCCAGGTGGGCGCCCAGTTCCAGGTGAGGACCCGCATCGATGTGGCCGGGATGAAG GTGCGGGAGCTGATGGATGCTGAGTTTCCCCACTCCTTCCTGGTGTCCGGGAAGCAGCGCACCCTGGAGCTGCAAGCCCG GTCCCAGGAGGAAATGATTTCCTGGATGCAG GCCTTCCAAGCAGCCATTGACCAAATCGAGAAGCGGAATGAAACCTTCAAGGCTGCGGCCCAGGGGCCTGAGGGAGACACCCAGGAGCAGGAG CTGCAGTCTGAGGAGCTGGGCCTCCGGGCACCGCAGTGGGTCCGGGACAAGATGGTGACCATGTGCATGCGCTGCCAGGAGCCCTTCAACGCTCTGACGCGCCGTCGCCACCACTGCCGGGCCTGCGGCTAT GTGGTGTGTGCCAGGTGCTCCGACTACCGGGCCGAACTGAAATACGACGACAACAGGCCCAACCGAGTCTGCCTCCACTGCTACGCATTCCTCACTGGAAATGTGCTGCCTGAGGCCAAGGAGGACAAGAGGCGGGGCATCCTGGAG AAAGGGTCCTCAGCCACGCCTGACCAGAGCCTGATGTGCAGCTTCCTGCAGCTCATCGGGGACAAGTGGGGCAAGAGCGGCCCCCGGGGCTGGTGTGTGATCCCTCGGGATGACCCCCTCGTGCTCTATGTCTACGCTGCCCCTCAG GACATGAGGGCTCACACCTCCATCCCCCTGCTGGGCTACCAGGTGACTGTTGGGCCCCAGGGGGACCCTCGGGTCTTCCAGTTACAGCAGTCAGGCCAGCTCTACACCTTCAAGGCCGAGACGGAGGAGCTGAAGGGCCGCTGGGTGAAGGCCATGGAGCGGGCGGCCAGTGGCTGGAGCCCCAGCTGGCCCAACGACGGGGACCTGTCCGACTGA
- the FGD2 gene encoding FYVE, RhoGEF and PH domain-containing protein 2 isoform X1, giving the protein MKGASEEKLASVSNLVTVFENSRTPEAAPRGHRLEDVHHRPECRPPESPGPREKTNVGEAVGSEPRTVSRRYLNSLKNKLSSEAWRKSCQPVTLSGSGTQEPEKKIVQELLETEQAYVARLHLLDQVFFQELLKTARSSKAFPEDVVRVIFSNISSIYQFHSQFFLPELQRRLDDWTANPRIGDVIQKLAPFLKMYSEYVKNFERAAELLATWTDKSPLFQEVLTRIQSSEASGSLTLQHHMLEPVQRIPRYELLLKEYIQKLPAQAPDQADAQKALDMIFSAAQHSNAAITEMERLQDLWEVYQRLGLEDDIVDPSNTLLREGPVLKISFRRNDPMERYLFLFNNMLLYCVPRVIQVGAQFQVRTRIDVAGMKVRELMDAEFPHSFLVSGKQRTLELQARSQEEMISWMQAFQAAIDQIEKRNETFKAAAQGPEGDTQEQELQSEELGLRAPQWVRDKMVTMCMRCQEPFNALTRRRHHCRACGYVVCARCSDYRAELKYDDNRPNRVCLHCYAFLTGNVLPEAKEDKRRGILETPGLSPQPRQCGACHQMEAPFGCRLSSTFFCTSSMSPSNSTAPLDSSCSRPHVLPQQSQGAKSWCHRFHFTDGNTDAPGQTDWRLHSNWKGLQGPVGLIPWRPRAGGVTCPRSHSKLGASSLISVTDVLSVALGASLSHTCPHRCSPVGVQLCSARQHKYNVNQLSINTTVHCPSLTKARLTSHRPWEVGEGPSLCQLRFTPRFKLASFGQAGRLMPVIPALWEAEVDGSRAVRSSRSAWPTW; this is encoded by the exons ATGAAGGGGGCAAGTGAGGAGAAGCTGGCATCTGTGTCCAACCTGGTCACTGTGTTTGAGAATAGCAG GACCCCAGAAGCAGCACCCAGAGGCCACAGGCTAGAGGACGTGCATCACCGCCCTGAGTGCAGGCCTCCCGAGTCCCCAGGACCACGGGAGAAGACGAATGTCGGGGAGGCCGTGGGGTCTGAGCCCAGGACAGTCAGCAGGAGGTACCTGAACTCCCTGAAGAACAAGCTGTCCAGCGAAGCCTGGAGGAAATCTTGCCAGCCTGTGACCCTCTCAGGATCGGGGACGCAG GAGCCAGAGAAGAAGATCGTCCAGGAGCTGCTGGAGACAGAGCAGGCCTATGTGGCGCGCCTCCACCTGCTAGACCAG GTGTTTTTCCAGGAGCTGCTGAAGACAGCCCGCAGCAGCAAGGCCTTCCCAGAGGATGTGGTCAGGGTCATCTTCTCCAACATCTCCTCCATCTATCAGTTCCATTCTCAGTTCTTCCTCCCAGAGCTGCAGCGGCGCCTGGACGACTG GACAGCTAACCCCCGCATCGGTGACGTGATCCAGAAGCTGGCCCCCTTCCTGAAGATGTACAGTGAGTATGTCAAGAACTTTGAGCGAGCGGCTGAGCTGCTGGCCACCTGGACCGACAAGTCTCCACTCTTCCAGGAGGTTCTCACTCGCATCcag AGCAGCGAGGCTTCGGGCAGCCTGACCCTGCAGCACCACATGCTGGAACCAGTGCAGAGAATTCCACGTTACGAGCTGCTGCTCAAGGAGTACATCCAGAAGCTGCCAGCCCAGGCCCCAGACCAGGCCGATGCCCAGA AAGCCCTGGACATGATCTTCTCAGCTGCCCAGCACTCCAATGCAGCCATCACTGAGATG GAGCGGCTGCAGGACCTGTGGGAGGTGTACCAGCGCCTGGGCCTCGAGGACGACATAGTAGACCCCTCTAACACCCTGCTCCGTGAGGGCCCGGTCCTCAAGATCTCCTTCCGCCGCAACGACCCCATGGAGCGCTACCTTTTCTTG TTCAACAACATGCTGCTCTACTGTGTGCCCAGGGTGATCCAGGTGGGCGCCCAGTTCCAGGTGAGGACCCGCATCGATGTGGCCGGGATGAAG GTGCGGGAGCTGATGGATGCTGAGTTTCCCCACTCCTTCCTGGTGTCCGGGAAGCAGCGCACCCTGGAGCTGCAAGCCCG GTCCCAGGAGGAAATGATTTCCTGGATGCAG GCCTTCCAAGCAGCCATTGACCAAATCGAGAAGCGGAATGAAACCTTCAAGGCTGCGGCCCAGGGGCCTGAGGGAGACACCCAGGAGCAGGAG CTGCAGTCTGAGGAGCTGGGCCTCCGGGCACCGCAGTGGGTCCGGGACAAGATGGTGACCATGTGCATGCGCTGCCAGGAGCCCTTCAACGCTCTGACGCGCCGTCGCCACCACTGCCGGGCCTGCGGCTAT GTGGTGTGTGCCAGGTGCTCCGACTACCGGGCCGAACTGAAATACGACGACAACAGGCCCAACCGAGTCTGCCTCCACTGCTACGCATTCCTCACTGGAAATGTGCTGCCTGAGGCCAAGGAGGACAAGAGGCGGGGCATCCTGGAG ACCCCAGGCCTCTCGCCACAGCCCAGGCAGTGTGGAGCCTGTCACCAAATGGAGGCACCCTTTGGCTGCAGGCTGTCGTCCACATTCTTCTGCACTTCCTCTATGTCCCCATCCAATAGTACGGCCCCTCTGGACAGCTCATGTTCACGTCCCCATGTCCTGCCCCAACAGTCCCAGGGTGCCAAGAGCTGGTGTCACcggttccattttacagatgggaacacTGACGCTCCAGGTCAGACAGATTGGAGACTCCATTCTAACTGGAAGGGACTCCAGGGGCCAGTCGGTCTTATCCCATGGAGACCCAGGGCTGGaggagtgacttgcccaagatcacacagcaagttagGAGCCAGCTCTCTGATCTCAGTCACAGATGTTCTTTCTGTTGCCCTGGGGGCCTCACTGAGCCACACTTGCCCCCACAGGTGCTCCCCTGTGGGGGTACAACTGTGCTCAGCTAGGCAGCACAAATACAATGTCAACCAGCTCAGCATCAATACCACTGTCCACTGCCCCTCCCTCACGAAGGCCAGGTTGACATCCCACCGtccctgggaggtgggagaaggTCCCAGCCTGTGCCAGCTGAGAttcactcccaggttcaagttggCCTCTTTTGGCCAGGCGggaaggctcatgcctgtaatcccagcactttgggaggccgaggtggatggatcacgtgcggtcaggagttcgagatcagcctggcccacatggtga
- the FGD2 gene encoding FYVE, RhoGEF and PH domain-containing protein 2 isoform X3 — MKGASEEKLASVSNLVTVFENSRTPEAAPRGHRLEDVHHRPECRPPESPGPREKTNVGEAVGSEPRTVSRRYLNSLKNKLSSEAWRKSCQPVTLSGSGTQEPEKKIVQELLETEQAYVARLHLLDQVFFQELLKTARSSKAFPEDVVRVIFSNISSIYQFHSQFFLPELQRRLDDWTANPRIGDVIQKLAPFLKMYSEYVKNFERAAELLATWTDKSPLFQEVLTRIQSSEASGSLTLQHHMLEPVQRIPRYELLLKEYIQKLPAQAPDQADAQKALDMIFSAAQHSNAAITEMERLQDLWEVYQRLGLEDDIVDPSNTLLREGPVLKISFRRNDPMERYLFLFNNMLLYCVPRVIQVGAQFQVRTRIDVAGMKVRELMDAEFPHSFLVSGKQRTLELQARSQEEMISWMQAFQAAIDQIEKRNETFKAAAQGPEGDTQEQELQSEELGLRAPQWVRDKMVTMCMRCQEPFNALTRRRHHCRACGYVVCARCSDYRAELKYDDNRPNRVCLHCYAFLTGNVLPEAKEDKRRGILEKGSSATPDQSLMCSFLQLIGDKWGKSGPRGWCVIPRDDPLVLYVYAAPQMEFCSCCPD; from the exons ATGAAGGGGGCAAGTGAGGAGAAGCTGGCATCTGTGTCCAACCTGGTCACTGTGTTTGAGAATAGCAG GACCCCAGAAGCAGCACCCAGAGGCCACAGGCTAGAGGACGTGCATCACCGCCCTGAGTGCAGGCCTCCCGAGTCCCCAGGACCACGGGAGAAGACGAATGTCGGGGAGGCCGTGGGGTCTGAGCCCAGGACAGTCAGCAGGAGGTACCTGAACTCCCTGAAGAACAAGCTGTCCAGCGAAGCCTGGAGGAAATCTTGCCAGCCTGTGACCCTCTCAGGATCGGGGACGCAG GAGCCAGAGAAGAAGATCGTCCAGGAGCTGCTGGAGACAGAGCAGGCCTATGTGGCGCGCCTCCACCTGCTAGACCAG GTGTTTTTCCAGGAGCTGCTGAAGACAGCCCGCAGCAGCAAGGCCTTCCCAGAGGATGTGGTCAGGGTCATCTTCTCCAACATCTCCTCCATCTATCAGTTCCATTCTCAGTTCTTCCTCCCAGAGCTGCAGCGGCGCCTGGACGACTG GACAGCTAACCCCCGCATCGGTGACGTGATCCAGAAGCTGGCCCCCTTCCTGAAGATGTACAGTGAGTATGTCAAGAACTTTGAGCGAGCGGCTGAGCTGCTGGCCACCTGGACCGACAAGTCTCCACTCTTCCAGGAGGTTCTCACTCGCATCcag AGCAGCGAGGCTTCGGGCAGCCTGACCCTGCAGCACCACATGCTGGAACCAGTGCAGAGAATTCCACGTTACGAGCTGCTGCTCAAGGAGTACATCCAGAAGCTGCCAGCCCAGGCCCCAGACCAGGCCGATGCCCAGA AAGCCCTGGACATGATCTTCTCAGCTGCCCAGCACTCCAATGCAGCCATCACTGAGATG GAGCGGCTGCAGGACCTGTGGGAGGTGTACCAGCGCCTGGGCCTCGAGGACGACATAGTAGACCCCTCTAACACCCTGCTCCGTGAGGGCCCGGTCCTCAAGATCTCCTTCCGCCGCAACGACCCCATGGAGCGCTACCTTTTCTTG TTCAACAACATGCTGCTCTACTGTGTGCCCAGGGTGATCCAGGTGGGCGCCCAGTTCCAGGTGAGGACCCGCATCGATGTGGCCGGGATGAAG GTGCGGGAGCTGATGGATGCTGAGTTTCCCCACTCCTTCCTGGTGTCCGGGAAGCAGCGCACCCTGGAGCTGCAAGCCCG GTCCCAGGAGGAAATGATTTCCTGGATGCAG GCCTTCCAAGCAGCCATTGACCAAATCGAGAAGCGGAATGAAACCTTCAAGGCTGCGGCCCAGGGGCCTGAGGGAGACACCCAGGAGCAGGAG CTGCAGTCTGAGGAGCTGGGCCTCCGGGCACCGCAGTGGGTCCGGGACAAGATGGTGACCATGTGCATGCGCTGCCAGGAGCCCTTCAACGCTCTGACGCGCCGTCGCCACCACTGCCGGGCCTGCGGCTAT GTGGTGTGTGCCAGGTGCTCCGACTACCGGGCCGAACTGAAATACGACGACAACAGGCCCAACCGAGTCTGCCTCCACTGCTACGCATTCCTCACTGGAAATGTGCTGCCTGAGGCCAAGGAGGACAAGAGGCGGGGCATCCTGGAG AAAGGGTCCTCAGCCACGCCTGACCAGAGCCTGATGTGCAGCTTCCTGCAGCTCATCGGGGACAAGTGGGGCAAGAGCGGCCCCCGGGGCTGGTGTGTGATCCCTCGGGATGACCCCCTCGTGCTCTATGTCTACGCTGCCCCTCAG
- the FGD2 gene encoding FYVE, RhoGEF and PH domain-containing protein 2 isoform X4: MYSEYVKNFERAAELLATWTDKSPLFQEVLTRIQSSEASGSLTLQHHMLEPVQRIPRYELLLKEYIQKLPAQAPDQADAQKALDMIFSAAQHSNAAITEMERLQDLWEVYQRLGLEDDIVDPSNTLLREGPVLKISFRRNDPMERYLFLFNNMLLYCVPRVIQVGAQFQVRTRIDVAGMKVRELMDAEFPHSFLVSGKQRTLELQARSQEEMISWMQAFQAAIDQIEKRNETFKAAAQGPEGDTQEQELQSEELGLRAPQWVRDKMVTMCMRCQEPFNALTRRRHHCRACGYVVCARCSDYRAELKYDDNRPNRVCLHCYAFLTGNVLPEAKEDKRRGILETPGLSPQPRQCGACHQMEAPFGCRLSSTFFCTSSMSPSNSTAPLDSSCSRPHVLPQQSQGAKSWCHRFHFTDGNTDAPGQTDWRLHSNWKGLQGPVGLIPWRPRAGGVTCPRSHSKLGASSLISVTDVLSVALGASLSHTCPHRCSPVGVQLCSARQHKYNVNQLSINTTVHCPSLTKARLTSHRPWEVGEGPSLCQLRFTPRFKLASFGQAGRLMPVIPALWEAEVDGSRAVRSSRSAWPTW; encoded by the exons ATGTACAGTGAGTATGTCAAGAACTTTGAGCGAGCGGCTGAGCTGCTGGCCACCTGGACCGACAAGTCTCCACTCTTCCAGGAGGTTCTCACTCGCATCcag AGCAGCGAGGCTTCGGGCAGCCTGACCCTGCAGCACCACATGCTGGAACCAGTGCAGAGAATTCCACGTTACGAGCTGCTGCTCAAGGAGTACATCCAGAAGCTGCCAGCCCAGGCCCCAGACCAGGCCGATGCCCAGA AAGCCCTGGACATGATCTTCTCAGCTGCCCAGCACTCCAATGCAGCCATCACTGAGATG GAGCGGCTGCAGGACCTGTGGGAGGTGTACCAGCGCCTGGGCCTCGAGGACGACATAGTAGACCCCTCTAACACCCTGCTCCGTGAGGGCCCGGTCCTCAAGATCTCCTTCCGCCGCAACGACCCCATGGAGCGCTACCTTTTCTTG TTCAACAACATGCTGCTCTACTGTGTGCCCAGGGTGATCCAGGTGGGCGCCCAGTTCCAGGTGAGGACCCGCATCGATGTGGCCGGGATGAAG GTGCGGGAGCTGATGGATGCTGAGTTTCCCCACTCCTTCCTGGTGTCCGGGAAGCAGCGCACCCTGGAGCTGCAAGCCCG GTCCCAGGAGGAAATGATTTCCTGGATGCAG GCCTTCCAAGCAGCCATTGACCAAATCGAGAAGCGGAATGAAACCTTCAAGGCTGCGGCCCAGGGGCCTGAGGGAGACACCCAGGAGCAGGAG CTGCAGTCTGAGGAGCTGGGCCTCCGGGCACCGCAGTGGGTCCGGGACAAGATGGTGACCATGTGCATGCGCTGCCAGGAGCCCTTCAACGCTCTGACGCGCCGTCGCCACCACTGCCGGGCCTGCGGCTAT GTGGTGTGTGCCAGGTGCTCCGACTACCGGGCCGAACTGAAATACGACGACAACAGGCCCAACCGAGTCTGCCTCCACTGCTACGCATTCCTCACTGGAAATGTGCTGCCTGAGGCCAAGGAGGACAAGAGGCGGGGCATCCTGGAG ACCCCAGGCCTCTCGCCACAGCCCAGGCAGTGTGGAGCCTGTCACCAAATGGAGGCACCCTTTGGCTGCAGGCTGTCGTCCACATTCTTCTGCACTTCCTCTATGTCCCCATCCAATAGTACGGCCCCTCTGGACAGCTCATGTTCACGTCCCCATGTCCTGCCCCAACAGTCCCAGGGTGCCAAGAGCTGGTGTCACcggttccattttacagatgggaacacTGACGCTCCAGGTCAGACAGATTGGAGACTCCATTCTAACTGGAAGGGACTCCAGGGGCCAGTCGGTCTTATCCCATGGAGACCCAGGGCTGGaggagtgacttgcccaagatcacacagcaagttagGAGCCAGCTCTCTGATCTCAGTCACAGATGTTCTTTCTGTTGCCCTGGGGGCCTCACTGAGCCACACTTGCCCCCACAGGTGCTCCCCTGTGGGGGTACAACTGTGCTCAGCTAGGCAGCACAAATACAATGTCAACCAGCTCAGCATCAATACCACTGTCCACTGCCCCTCCCTCACGAAGGCCAGGTTGACATCCCACCGtccctgggaggtgggagaaggTCCCAGCCTGTGCCAGCTGAGAttcactcccaggttcaagttggCCTCTTTTGGCCAGGCGggaaggctcatgcctgtaatcccagcactttgggaggccgaggtggatggatcacgtgcggtcaggagttcgagatcagcctggcccacatggtga
- the FGD2 gene encoding FYVE, RhoGEF and PH domain-containing protein 2 isoform X5: protein MSRTLSERLSCWPPGPTSLHSSRRFSLASSEASGSLTLQHHMLEPVQRIPRYELLLKEYIQKLPAQAPDQADAQKALDMIFSAAQHSNAAITEMERLQDLWEVYQRLGLEDDIVDPSNTLLREGPVLKISFRRNDPMERYLFLFNNMLLYCVPRVIQVGAQFQVRTRIDVAGMKVRELMDAEFPHSFLVSGKQRTLELQARSQEEMISWMQAFQAAIDQIEKRNETFKAAAQGPEGDTQEQELQSEELGLRAPQWVRDKMVTMCMRCQEPFNALTRRRHHCRACGYVVCARCSDYRAELKYDDNRPNRVCLHCYAFLTGNVLPEAKEDKRRGILETPGLSPQPRQCGACHQMEAPFGCRLSSTFFCTSSMSPSNSTAPLDSSCSRPHVLPQQSQGAKSWCHRFHFTDGNTDAPGQTDWRLHSNWKGLQGPVGLIPWRPRAGGVTCPRSHSKLGASSLISVTDVLSVALGASLSHTCPHRCSPVGVQLCSARQHKYNVNQLSINTTVHCPSLTKARLTSHRPWEVGEGPSLCQLRFTPRFKLASFGQAGRLMPVIPALWEAEVDGSRAVRSSRSAWPTW from the exons ATGTCAAGAACTTTGAGCGAGCGGCTGAGCTGCTGGCCACCTGGACCGACAAGTCTCCACTCTTCCAGGAGGTTCTCACTCGCATCcag CGAGGCTTCGGGCAGCCTGACCCTGCAGCACCACATGCTGGAACCAGTGCAGAGAATTCCACGTTACGAGCTGCTGCTCAAGGAGTACATCCAGAAGCTGCCAGCCCAGGCCCCAGACCAGGCCGATGCCCAGA AAGCCCTGGACATGATCTTCTCAGCTGCCCAGCACTCCAATGCAGCCATCACTGAGATG GAGCGGCTGCAGGACCTGTGGGAGGTGTACCAGCGCCTGGGCCTCGAGGACGACATAGTAGACCCCTCTAACACCCTGCTCCGTGAGGGCCCGGTCCTCAAGATCTCCTTCCGCCGCAACGACCCCATGGAGCGCTACCTTTTCTTG TTCAACAACATGCTGCTCTACTGTGTGCCCAGGGTGATCCAGGTGGGCGCCCAGTTCCAGGTGAGGACCCGCATCGATGTGGCCGGGATGAAG GTGCGGGAGCTGATGGATGCTGAGTTTCCCCACTCCTTCCTGGTGTCCGGGAAGCAGCGCACCCTGGAGCTGCAAGCCCG GTCCCAGGAGGAAATGATTTCCTGGATGCAG GCCTTCCAAGCAGCCATTGACCAAATCGAGAAGCGGAATGAAACCTTCAAGGCTGCGGCCCAGGGGCCTGAGGGAGACACCCAGGAGCAGGAG CTGCAGTCTGAGGAGCTGGGCCTCCGGGCACCGCAGTGGGTCCGGGACAAGATGGTGACCATGTGCATGCGCTGCCAGGAGCCCTTCAACGCTCTGACGCGCCGTCGCCACCACTGCCGGGCCTGCGGCTAT GTGGTGTGTGCCAGGTGCTCCGACTACCGGGCCGAACTGAAATACGACGACAACAGGCCCAACCGAGTCTGCCTCCACTGCTACGCATTCCTCACTGGAAATGTGCTGCCTGAGGCCAAGGAGGACAAGAGGCGGGGCATCCTGGAG ACCCCAGGCCTCTCGCCACAGCCCAGGCAGTGTGGAGCCTGTCACCAAATGGAGGCACCCTTTGGCTGCAGGCTGTCGTCCACATTCTTCTGCACTTCCTCTATGTCCCCATCCAATAGTACGGCCCCTCTGGACAGCTCATGTTCACGTCCCCATGTCCTGCCCCAACAGTCCCAGGGTGCCAAGAGCTGGTGTCACcggttccattttacagatgggaacacTGACGCTCCAGGTCAGACAGATTGGAGACTCCATTCTAACTGGAAGGGACTCCAGGGGCCAGTCGGTCTTATCCCATGGAGACCCAGGGCTGGaggagtgacttgcccaagatcacacagcaagttagGAGCCAGCTCTCTGATCTCAGTCACAGATGTTCTTTCTGTTGCCCTGGGGGCCTCACTGAGCCACACTTGCCCCCACAGGTGCTCCCCTGTGGGGGTACAACTGTGCTCAGCTAGGCAGCACAAATACAATGTCAACCAGCTCAGCATCAATACCACTGTCCACTGCCCCTCCCTCACGAAGGCCAGGTTGACATCCCACCGtccctgggaggtgggagaaggTCCCAGCCTGTGCCAGCTGAGAttcactcccaggttcaagttggCCTCTTTTGGCCAGGCGggaaggctcatgcctgtaatcccagcactttgggaggccgaggtggatggatcacgtgcggtcaggagttcgagatcagcctggcccacatggtga